A single Brevundimonas sp. SL130 DNA region contains:
- a CDS encoding alkaline phosphatase D family protein, with protein sequence MTLDRRSLLGLLGAGAATPAVAQSAHTGQVAFLHGVASGDPDQHSAVFWTRVTPADPSVGEVAVVLEVAHDASFSDRVRRSTGLRALAERDFTVKHDLDGQGLEPGREYFYRFVANGVTSPVGRVRTLPQGATPQVSLAVVSCQLYPGGLFNAYEAIAQLERLDAVVHLGDYIYEYGAAADDYGMTTGAPLNRAPLPPHEIVSLADYRTRHAQYKTDPDLQAAHARAAFICVWDDHEVANDAWMLGAENHQPATEGDFATRKAAALRAYYEWMPIREAKAGGLKEAINRSFHFGDLASLHMVETRLLARNEQMDFANIPKTADGRPDLAAFEAQRQDPSRDLLGDSQRRWLGEAMSQSKAAGRPWQILGNQVVMARVKGPNIEEMVPPAQLAEMIAGLPAEYQPQVQGAIQLFKLGLPFNLDSWDGYPAGRERLYETMKQAGVEPIVLAGDSHAFWVNELYDEGGERRAVEFGTSSISSPSPGDLVAGLPLGLALQAANPEIKFCDQSAKGYILLTLDRDQAVGELRTVSTILAKPYEKKTLKTYRLARTETGLGPLEEVTAPA encoded by the coding sequence ATGACTCTGGATCGCCGCAGCCTTCTGGGGCTGCTCGGCGCGGGGGCGGCGACGCCCGCCGTCGCCCAGTCCGCCCATACCGGTCAGGTCGCCTTCCTTCACGGGGTGGCCAGCGGCGATCCGGATCAGCATTCGGCGGTCTTCTGGACACGCGTCACCCCGGCCGATCCGTCGGTCGGGGAGGTCGCCGTGGTTCTGGAAGTGGCCCATGACGCGAGCTTCAGCGACAGGGTTCGCCGTTCGACCGGGCTGCGCGCCCTGGCCGAGCGCGACTTCACCGTCAAACATGACCTTGACGGCCAGGGCCTGGAGCCGGGCCGCGAGTATTTCTATCGCTTCGTCGCCAATGGCGTGACCTCGCCGGTCGGGCGGGTCCGCACCCTGCCCCAGGGCGCAACGCCCCAGGTGAGCCTGGCTGTCGTCTCGTGCCAACTGTATCCGGGCGGCCTGTTCAACGCCTATGAGGCGATCGCGCAGTTGGAGCGGCTGGACGCGGTCGTCCACCTGGGCGACTACATCTACGAATACGGCGCCGCAGCCGACGACTATGGCATGACCACCGGCGCGCCCCTGAACCGGGCGCCCCTGCCCCCACACGAGATCGTCAGCCTGGCCGACTATCGGACGCGCCACGCCCAGTACAAGACCGACCCCGACCTACAGGCCGCCCACGCCCGCGCTGCCTTCATCTGCGTCTGGGACGATCATGAGGTCGCCAACGACGCCTGGATGCTGGGCGCCGAGAACCATCAGCCGGCGACCGAGGGCGACTTCGCCACGCGCAAGGCGGCGGCCCTGCGCGCCTATTACGAATGGATGCCGATCCGCGAGGCCAAGGCCGGCGGCCTGAAGGAGGCGATCAATCGCAGCTTCCACTTCGGCGACCTGGCCAGCCTGCATATGGTCGAGACGCGGCTGCTGGCCCGCAACGAGCAGATGGACTTCGCCAACATCCCTAAGACCGCCGACGGCCGTCCCGACCTCGCCGCCTTCGAGGCCCAGCGGCAGGACCCGTCGCGCGATCTGCTGGGCGACAGCCAACGCCGCTGGCTGGGCGAGGCCATGAGCCAGTCCAAGGCCGCCGGTCGTCCGTGGCAGATCCTGGGCAACCAGGTCGTCATGGCCCGGGTCAAGGGACCGAACATCGAAGAAATGGTGCCGCCGGCCCAGCTGGCGGAGATGATCGCCGGCCTGCCCGCCGAGTACCAGCCCCAGGTGCAGGGCGCGATCCAGCTGTTCAAACTGGGTCTGCCGTTCAACCTGGACAGCTGGGACGGCTACCCCGCCGGACGCGAGCGCCTGTACGAGACGATGAAACAGGCCGGGGTCGAGCCCATCGTCCTGGCCGGCGACAGCCACGCCTTCTGGGTCAACGAACTGTATGACGAAGGCGGCGAGCGCCGCGCGGTCGAGTTTGGGACCTCGTCCATCTCCAGCCCTTCGCCGGGCGATCTGGTGGCCGGCTTGCCGCTGGGCCTGGCGCTTCAAGCCGCCAATCCCGAGATCAAGTTCTGCGACCAGTCGGCCAAGGGCTACATTCTGCTGACCCTGGACCGGGATCAAGCCGTCGGCGAACTGCGCACCGTCTCGACCATCCTGGCCAAGCCGTATGAGAAGAAGACGCTGAAAACCTATCGGCTGGCGCGGACCGAGACCGGTCTGGGTCCGCTGGAAGAGGTCACCGCACCCGCCTGA
- a CDS encoding acyltransferase family protein yields the protein MTKIDNLQVLRFGAAAAVVYSHAMDLAITRLGQTTLIPADSTLHHLGGAGVDIFFVLSGFIIATIARGQHGVAASGAFLWRRFKRVAPMYWLLSLPTLFSKAQEQALVPAQLIATFLFWPFSGLTISFPLLGPGWTLCFEMLFYVAFAAGIAFGGRFIWLLVAGYFAALVAGFLVEAPPLKFLGSPLILEFLLGIVIAKTWRGLPLREAKFVLALGACALLAPPIFTSLEVDVAASMNEAVGGLWRVAIWGLPAALIVLAAVRIENPASEAGPLRRALIFLGDASYAIYLVHTIVLRGFGQVVEKTHISVPGDVVVIVGVIGSIVGGALVHVCLEKPLLQLMSGKKLTWPKLPLRSAHPVI from the coding sequence TTGACCAAAATCGACAACTTACAGGTGCTGCGGTTTGGGGCGGCGGCGGCCGTCGTTTATTCGCACGCCATGGATTTGGCCATTACGCGGCTAGGGCAGACAACGCTCATTCCCGCCGACAGCACTCTGCACCATCTGGGCGGCGCGGGCGTCGATATATTTTTCGTGCTAAGTGGTTTTATCATCGCCACGATCGCGCGGGGCCAGCACGGCGTCGCCGCGTCAGGCGCCTTCCTTTGGCGGCGTTTCAAGCGCGTGGCGCCCATGTACTGGCTGTTGTCACTACCGACGCTGTTCAGCAAGGCGCAGGAACAGGCGCTCGTACCCGCACAGCTGATCGCGACCTTTCTCTTCTGGCCGTTCAGCGGTCTGACCATATCGTTTCCGCTTCTGGGTCCAGGCTGGACGCTGTGTTTCGAAATGCTGTTCTACGTCGCCTTCGCGGCGGGCATCGCCTTTGGCGGCCGATTCATCTGGCTGCTGGTGGCAGGGTATTTCGCGGCGCTAGTAGCGGGATTTCTGGTGGAAGCGCCGCCCTTGAAGTTTCTCGGCTCGCCTCTGATCCTCGAGTTCCTGCTAGGGATCGTCATTGCAAAAACCTGGCGCGGGCTCCCGCTTCGGGAGGCCAAGTTTGTGCTGGCGCTCGGCGCTTGCGCCCTGCTCGCACCGCCCATATTCACGTCATTGGAGGTTGATGTCGCGGCCTCAATGAACGAAGCCGTCGGCGGCCTTTGGCGTGTGGCGATCTGGGGCTTACCGGCCGCGTTGATCGTGCTGGCGGCCGTTCGCATCGAGAACCCCGCCAGCGAAGCCGGCCCCTTGCGGCGAGCGCTGATCTTCCTCGGCGACGCATCCTACGCCATCTACCTCGTCCATACGATTGTGCTGCGGGGATTTGGGCAGGTCGTCGAGAAGACTCATATCTCCGTTCCCGGCGATGTGGTCGTTATCGTCGGCGTTATCGGGAGTATTGTCGGCGGAGCTCTGGTCCATGTTTGCCTGGAGAAGCCGCTGCTGCAGTTGATGTCGGGCAAGAAGTTGACCTGGCCGAAACTGCCTTTGCGAAGCGCGCACCCCGTCATCTAA
- the galE gene encoding UDP-glucose 4-epimerase GalE, with the protein MNDTVLVAGGAGYVGSHVCLALSQAGFRPVVYDNLSNGHAAFVQWGELETGDIRDAARLDEVIAQHKPVAVLHFAALIEVGESVKEPGRFYENNVAGAITLIEAARRGGIEVMVFSSTCATYGDPVRLPMDETHPQAPLNPYGRTKLMVEQALADYSTYAGFRSVCLRYFNAAGADEEGRIGERHYPETHAIPLALQTALGQRQGFKLFGDDYDTRDGTAVRDYIHVMDLADAHVRALKYLLEGGETTVFNLGTGTGTTVKELIDTIRRTTNQPFPVETTPRRAGDAPCLVANNSRAREVLGWAPTRTLDDIVRTAWRWHAAERDRALS; encoded by the coding sequence ATGAACGACACGGTCCTGGTTGCCGGCGGGGCGGGCTACGTCGGCTCGCATGTCTGTCTAGCGCTGTCGCAGGCGGGGTTCCGGCCGGTCGTCTATGACAATCTGTCGAATGGCCACGCCGCCTTCGTCCAGTGGGGCGAGCTCGAGACCGGCGACATCCGCGACGCCGCGCGTCTGGACGAAGTGATCGCCCAGCACAAACCTGTCGCGGTTCTGCATTTCGCCGCACTGATCGAGGTCGGAGAATCGGTCAAGGAGCCCGGCCGCTTCTATGAGAACAACGTCGCCGGAGCGATCACCCTGATCGAGGCGGCGCGGCGTGGCGGGATTGAGGTCATGGTCTTTTCCTCGACCTGCGCCACCTATGGCGACCCGGTGCGGCTGCCGATGGACGAGACCCATCCCCAGGCGCCGCTGAACCCCTATGGCCGGACCAAGCTGATGGTCGAACAGGCCCTGGCCGACTATTCGACCTACGCTGGCTTCCGCTCGGTCTGCCTGCGCTATTTCAACGCCGCTGGGGCGGACGAAGAGGGCCGGATCGGCGAGCGTCATTACCCCGAAACCCACGCGATCCCTCTGGCACTACAGACGGCCCTGGGCCAGCGTCAGGGCTTCAAACTGTTCGGTGACGACTACGACACCCGCGACGGCACGGCGGTGCGCGACTACATCCACGTCATGGATCTGGCCGACGCCCATGTGCGGGCGCTGAAATATCTGCTTGAGGGCGGCGAGACGACGGTCTTCAACCTGGGCACCGGCACGGGCACGACGGTCAAGGAGCTGATCGACACCATCCGCCGCACCACCAACCAGCCCTTCCCGGTCGAGACCACGCCGCGCCGCGCCGGCGACGCCCCCTGCCTGGTGGCCAACAACAGCCGGGCGCGCGAGGTGCTGGGCTGGGCCCCGACCCGGACCCTGGACGACATTGTTCGCACCGCCTGGCGTTGGCATGCGGCTGAGCGGGACCGGGCCTTGAGCTGA
- a CDS encoding TonB-dependent receptor has protein sequence MANEFKTRLMAAAAMTGAMAAAHGAQAQTAEPATLDEIIVTAQLREQKTIEVPFALTAYSGQFLEDLGIQEFEQLSAFVPGFLVQNQSPNNPGFVMRGITSDSGAATAEARVSVFQDGVSISKSRGSYVELFDLERVEIAKGPQSTLYGRGALIGAVNLVQNRAHPGETEAYANIEAGNEDYRMVEGALNLPVGETAGLRVATRLKTRGGSVENLLGGEDYNAIETKAVRLSGVWAPSDAMRFDVIANYQNDNASGTSFKSMAYEPANPTTGAVLGGTEPWEGAALTPGADFDGGKSLGLSREVWGVTGLAQIDLNAAWSLNSTTAYREFDNYETFDADGVSLPILTVAEDTHGEQWSQDLRLGFDNGGRLSGFVGAGWFHEEGYQRTPTQWNEAMALAQLSGLLDGSATAVGDNTLPVSAYPTVARSILASLLTPLGAGALAAPIAANLDSNHIETPINSSELTSYDVFADATYAFTDRFEMSAGVRYTRDDKTTGYASSVESRSALGALLAIQAGAISSAQLPAFLSAMASPAFASLPASAFPLFGLTSQPTANNGDFSYYDSEDDGVTWRVTARYELTDDTNVYANYARGRRPEVISASGPSAPGGAPTFSPVDAETVDSYEIGAKSALLDGRLRVDGAVFLYNYENFQTTIQEGTQTITTNAGEAKSYGFEGQANFAVAAVASMLNLFATYAYNHSRFENGIYEGNQFRLSPDNAASIGATWRLPVAGGEIEVQPTYTWQSKVFFDDDNDIPALQTSNIVADLVQDEYQDAYGLLNLRVRYTPEGGAWGVEAFGENVLDEEYIKDAGNTGDALGMPTFIAGRPAAYGLVFKLKL, from the coding sequence ATGGCGAATGAATTCAAGACGCGGCTTATGGCTGCGGCGGCGATGACCGGCGCGATGGCGGCGGCGCACGGGGCTCAGGCCCAGACGGCGGAACCGGCGACGCTGGACGAGATCATCGTCACGGCCCAGCTGCGCGAACAGAAGACCATCGAGGTTCCGTTCGCCCTGACCGCCTATTCGGGTCAGTTCCTGGAAGACCTGGGCATCCAGGAGTTCGAACAGCTGTCGGCCTTCGTGCCCGGCTTCCTGGTGCAGAACCAGTCGCCCAACAACCCCGGTTTCGTGATGCGCGGCATCACCTCCGACTCGGGCGCCGCCACGGCCGAGGCCCGCGTCTCGGTGTTCCAGGACGGGGTGTCGATCTCCAAGTCGCGTGGCTCGTACGTCGAGCTGTTCGACCTGGAGCGGGTCGAGATCGCCAAGGGCCCGCAGTCGACCCTGTACGGGCGCGGCGCCCTGATCGGGGCCGTCAACCTGGTCCAGAACCGCGCCCATCCCGGCGAGACCGAGGCCTATGCCAATATCGAGGCCGGCAATGAAGATTACCGGATGGTCGAGGGCGCGCTGAACCTGCCCGTCGGCGAGACGGCCGGCCTGCGCGTCGCCACCCGCCTGAAGACGCGCGGCGGCTCGGTCGAGAACCTGCTGGGCGGCGAGGACTACAACGCCATCGAAACCAAGGCCGTGCGCCTGTCCGGCGTCTGGGCGCCGTCAGACGCCATGCGGTTCGACGTGATCGCCAACTACCAGAACGACAACGCCTCGGGCACCTCGTTCAAGTCGATGGCCTATGAGCCCGCCAACCCGACCACCGGCGCCGTCCTGGGCGGCACAGAGCCTTGGGAGGGCGCGGCCCTGACGCCGGGCGCCGACTTCGACGGCGGCAAGTCGCTGGGCCTGAGCCGCGAAGTCTGGGGCGTGACGGGTCTGGCCCAGATCGACCTGAACGCGGCCTGGAGCCTGAACTCGACCACCGCCTATCGCGAGTTCGACAACTACGAGACCTTTGACGCGGACGGCGTGTCCCTGCCGATCCTGACGGTGGCGGAAGACACCCATGGCGAACAGTGGAGCCAGGATCTGCGTCTGGGCTTCGACAACGGCGGCCGCCTGTCGGGCTTCGTCGGCGCCGGCTGGTTCCATGAGGAAGGCTATCAGCGCACGCCGACCCAGTGGAACGAGGCCATGGCCCTGGCGCAACTGTCCGGCCTGCTGGACGGATCGGCGACGGCGGTTGGGGACAACACCCTGCCGGTCTCGGCCTATCCGACCGTGGCCCGCAGCATCCTGGCCTCGCTGTTGACGCCGCTGGGCGCCGGCGCTCTGGCTGCGCCGATCGCCGCCAATCTGGACTCGAACCATATCGAGACCCCGATCAACAGCTCGGAGCTGACCTCGTACGACGTCTTCGCCGACGCCACCTACGCCTTCACCGACCGGTTCGAAATGTCGGCGGGCGTGCGCTACACCCGCGACGACAAGACGACCGGCTACGCCAGCTCGGTCGAGAGCCGCTCGGCCCTGGGGGCCCTGCTGGCGATCCAGGCCGGCGCGATCTCGTCTGCCCAGCTGCCGGCCTTCTTGTCGGCCATGGCCAGCCCGGCCTTCGCCAGCCTGCCGGCCAGCGCCTTCCCGCTGTTCGGCCTGACGTCGCAGCCGACCGCCAACAACGGAGACTTCTCCTACTATGACTCGGAAGACGACGGCGTCACCTGGCGGGTGACGGCCCGCTACGAACTGACCGACGACACCAATGTCTACGCCAACTATGCGCGGGGCCGTCGTCCGGAAGTGATCAGCGCCTCGGGCCCGTCGGCGCCCGGCGGCGCGCCGACCTTCAGCCCGGTCGACGCGGAAACCGTCGACAGCTACGAGATCGGGGCCAAGTCGGCCCTGCTGGACGGACGGCTGCGCGTCGACGGCGCGGTCTTCCTGTACAACTACGAAAACTTCCAGACGACGATCCAGGAAGGCACCCAGACGATCACGACCAACGCCGGCGAGGCCAAGTCCTACGGCTTCGAGGGCCAGGCCAACTTCGCCGTGGCGGCCGTGGCGTCGATGCTCAACCTGTTCGCGACCTACGCCTACAACCACTCGCGCTTCGAGAACGGCATCTACGAAGGCAACCAGTTCCGCCTGTCGCCGGACAACGCCGCCTCAATCGGCGCGACCTGGCGCCTGCCGGTCGCCGGCGGCGAGATCGAGGTCCAGCCGACCTATACCTGGCAGTCCAAGGTCTTCTTCGACGACGACAATGACATCCCGGCCTTGCAGACCAGCAACATCGTGGCTGACCTGGTCCAGGACGAATACCAGGACGCCTATGGCCTGCTGAACCTGCGCGTCCGCTATACACCGGAAGGCGGCGCCTGGGGCGTCGAGGCCTTCGGCGAGAACGTCCTGGACGAGGAATATATCAAGGACGCCGGCAACACCGGCGACGCCCTGGGCATGCCGACCTTCATCGCCGGTCGTCCGGCGGCGTATGGCCTGGTGTTCAAGCTGAAACTGTAA